The proteins below are encoded in one region of Micromonospora sp. DSM 45708:
- a CDS encoding squalene monooxygenase: MVSAGNAVVLGGSMAGLIAARVLSDAYDTVTIVDRDPLPDGAAARRGVPQSRQLHVLLAQGRRALDELFEGLSDELSAAGAPLVDLHDQVHWCNDGHPMRRAASDLVGVGVSRPLLEGTLRARVRKLGNVRFCPPAEATALLSTEDRGRIIGVLVTPRVGAAYPIHADLVVDACGRASRSPVWLAELGYPTPPEQRVPVDVTYVTRTYEREPGHLDGLLGALTNAVPGRPRTGIVAAQEDGRFAVALSGMLGEQPPADHEGFTRFAESLGMPVISRFVRDAVPVGGPAQMRYPASVRRRYERLRRFPLGYLVVGDAVCSFNPVYGQGMTVAATEGLLLRSVLAGGPEQLARRFFRGAGKLIDGPWSIAVGTDLRFPQVPGPRSARVRLVNWYVHRLHAAARTDAVLGEAFLRVLNLVDPPTRLLRPAIARRVLRGGGGAEPVPPAGVTGGR; encoded by the coding sequence ATGGTCTCCGCAGGCAACGCCGTGGTGCTCGGCGGCAGCATGGCCGGCCTGATAGCCGCCCGGGTGCTGAGTGACGCGTACGACACCGTCACGATCGTCGACCGCGACCCGTTGCCAGACGGGGCGGCGGCACGGCGTGGAGTTCCGCAGTCCCGCCAACTGCACGTGCTGCTGGCGCAGGGGCGGCGGGCGCTCGACGAGCTCTTCGAGGGGCTCAGCGACGAGCTGTCCGCCGCCGGCGCGCCCCTTGTCGACCTGCACGATCAGGTGCACTGGTGCAACGACGGCCACCCGATGCGTCGCGCCGCGTCGGACCTGGTCGGCGTGGGGGTCAGCCGCCCGCTGCTGGAGGGCACGCTGCGCGCCCGGGTACGGAAGCTGGGCAACGTCCGCTTCTGCCCGCCCGCGGAGGCGACCGCGCTGCTGAGCACCGAGGACCGTGGCCGGATCATCGGGGTGCTCGTGACGCCACGCGTCGGCGCCGCGTACCCGATCCACGCGGACCTGGTGGTCGACGCCTGCGGTCGGGCGTCCCGCAGTCCGGTGTGGCTGGCCGAACTCGGCTACCCGACCCCACCGGAGCAGCGGGTCCCGGTGGACGTCACCTACGTCACCCGCACCTACGAGCGCGAGCCCGGTCATCTCGACGGTCTGCTCGGCGCGCTGACCAACGCCGTGCCGGGGCGTCCACGGACCGGCATCGTCGCCGCCCAGGAGGACGGCCGCTTCGCGGTGGCGCTCAGTGGCATGCTCGGCGAGCAGCCGCCGGCGGACCACGAGGGTTTCACGCGGTTCGCCGAGTCGCTCGGCATGCCGGTGATCAGCCGGTTCGTGCGCGACGCCGTCCCGGTGGGCGGCCCCGCCCAGATGCGCTACCCGGCGAGCGTGCGCCGACGCTACGAGCGGCTGCGCCGCTTCCCGCTCGGCTACCTGGTGGTCGGTGACGCCGTGTGCAGCTTCAATCCGGTGTACGGGCAGGGCATGACCGTCGCCGCCACCGAGGGCCTGCTGCTGCGCTCGGTGCTGGCCGGCGGCCCGGAGCAGCTGGCCCGGCGCTTCTTCCGCGGCGCGGGCAAGCTGATCGACGGCCCGTGGTCCATCGCGGTCGGCACGGACCTGCGCTTCCCGCAGGTGCCGGGGCCGCGCTCGGCGCGGGTGCGGCTGGTCAACTGGTACGTCCACCGGCTGCACGCGGCGGCCCGGACCGACGCCGTGCTGGGCGAGGCGTTCCTGCGCGTGCTCAATCTCGTGGACCCGCCGACCCGACTGCTCCGCCCCGCGATCGCGCGCCGGGTCCTGCGTGGTGGTGGAGGCGCGGAGCCGGTGCCCCCGGCGGGCGTGACGGGCGGCCGGTGA
- a CDS encoding enediyne biosynthesis protein, with the protein MTDVKRAPEGATTTVEAADAARNGAGPGRARGGVDSRPPVPRVDKRDPRYLALRNFAISMSILNILGYTILGFEQPWTWPLFVLALGYTVELVIEAVAARSLGRRPAYSGNGAWGVYTFLLPTHITALAVNMLLYANDMFWPIAFAVVVAIGQKAVLQAPINGRMRHFMNPSNFGITVALVTFSWVNVAPPYHFTENVPDVFRMFIPMVVLTAGTILNAMLTKKVALIVGWVGGFVIQALIRHYVWDVQLWSALSIMTGVAFVLFTNYMITDPGTTPSKARNQFMFGSSVAMVYGVLMLFNVVYTLFFAVTIVCLARGLFWWGKWLLERRGERTAVQPVPPPAAVELPIAR; encoded by the coding sequence ATGACGGACGTCAAACGCGCCCCGGAAGGCGCGACCACGACGGTCGAGGCCGCCGACGCGGCCCGCAACGGCGCCGGCCCGGGCCGGGCCCGCGGCGGCGTCGACAGCCGCCCGCCCGTACCCCGGGTGGACAAGCGTGACCCCCGCTACCTCGCCCTGCGCAACTTCGCCATCTCCATGTCCATCCTCAACATCCTCGGGTACACGATCCTCGGGTTCGAGCAGCCCTGGACCTGGCCGCTGTTCGTCCTGGCGCTCGGGTACACCGTGGAGCTGGTGATCGAGGCGGTGGCGGCCCGGTCCCTGGGCCGCCGGCCGGCCTACAGCGGCAACGGCGCCTGGGGCGTCTACACGTTCCTGCTGCCGACCCACATCACCGCGCTCGCGGTGAACATGCTGCTCTACGCCAACGACATGTTCTGGCCGATCGCCTTCGCCGTGGTGGTGGCCATCGGGCAGAAGGCGGTGCTCCAGGCCCCGATCAACGGGCGCATGCGGCACTTCATGAACCCCTCGAACTTCGGCATCACGGTCGCGCTGGTCACGTTCTCGTGGGTCAACGTGGCACCGCCGTACCACTTCACGGAGAACGTGCCCGACGTCTTCCGGATGTTCATCCCGATGGTGGTCCTCACCGCGGGCACCATCCTCAACGCGATGCTCACCAAGAAGGTCGCGCTGATCGTGGGATGGGTCGGCGGCTTCGTCATCCAGGCGCTGATCCGGCACTACGTCTGGGACGTGCAGCTCTGGTCGGCGCTGAGCATCATGACCGGAGTGGCGTTCGTGTTGTTCACCAACTACATGATCACCGACCCGGGCACCACCCCGTCAAAAGCTCGGAACCAGTTCATGTTCGGCTCCTCGGTGGCCATGGTGTACGGCGTCCTGATGCTGTTCAACGTGGTCTACACGCTGTTCTTCGCGGTCACCATCGTGTGTCTGGCCCGGGGCCTGTTCTGGTGGGGCAAGTGGCTGCTGGAGCGGCGCGGCGAGCGCACCGCGGTGCAGCCGGTGCCGCCGCCCGCGGCGGTCGAACTGCCGATCGCCCGCTGA
- a CDS encoding thioesterase domain-containing protein has protein sequence MTQTTEAVRDGRPRDAIELVLLRIWRDHLRNPALGVDDDYFSHGGTSLAAVRTLSEIRRRTGVSLPLPVMARASSVTAMARLLRDGFTDTPTPVVPIRPGDPDGPVVACVHPLGGSVLWYRHLADALPPGHTCVGLQARALDPRMQPDHTIGEMAAAYRAELARTYRPEQLVLVGYSFGGLVAYEMASRMADDGERPAAVVLLDTAVTRREQPPASRARLLWSLVNHNLGLDLPVDELAVLSPEAMCTRILDEGTARGVLPPGFGAERLRRLVEIYPVNAEAERVYRLPSYPWSLELVRPQEPRVDDESLEIWSERCRGGVRVHRVPGSHLDLLAPSHAPAVAEVIAALGTA, from the coding sequence ATGACACAGACGACCGAGGCCGTCCGGGACGGCCGACCACGCGACGCCATCGAACTGGTGCTGCTGCGCATCTGGCGCGATCACCTGCGCAACCCCGCGCTCGGCGTCGACGACGACTACTTCTCCCACGGCGGCACGTCCCTGGCGGCCGTGCGCACCCTGTCGGAGATCCGACGGCGCACCGGGGTGTCCCTGCCGTTACCGGTCATGGCGCGGGCCAGCAGCGTCACCGCGATGGCCCGGCTGCTGCGCGACGGGTTCACGGACACGCCCACCCCCGTCGTGCCGATCCGACCCGGGGACCCCGACGGCCCGGTGGTCGCCTGTGTGCACCCGCTCGGCGGCAGCGTCCTGTGGTACAGGCACCTCGCCGACGCGCTGCCGCCGGGCCACACCTGCGTCGGACTACAGGCGCGGGCCCTCGATCCACGGATGCAGCCGGACCACACCATCGGTGAGATGGCCGCCGCCTACCGCGCGGAACTGGCCCGCACCTACCGTCCGGAGCAACTCGTCCTGGTCGGCTACTCGTTCGGCGGGCTGGTCGCGTACGAGATGGCGAGCCGGATGGCGGACGACGGCGAGCGCCCCGCCGCGGTGGTGCTTCTCGACACCGCCGTCACCCGCCGCGAGCAACCGCCGGCCTCCCGCGCCCGGCTGCTCTGGTCCCTGGTCAACCACAATCTCGGTCTCGACCTGCCGGTGGACGAGTTGGCGGTGCTCTCCCCCGAGGCGATGTGCACGCGCATCCTCGACGAGGGGACCGCCCGTGGCGTCCTGCCGCCCGGCTTCGGCGCCGAACGGCTGCGCCGCCTCGTCGAGATCTACCCCGTCAACGCCGAGGCGGAACGCGTCTACCGTCTGCCGTCCTACCCCTGGTCGCTGGAGCTGGTCCGCCCGCAGGAGCCTCGCGTGGACGACGAGAGCCTGGAGATCTGGTCGGAGCGGTGCCGGGGCGGCGTACGCGTGCACCGGGTCCCCGGCTCCCACCTGGATCTGCTCGCCCCGTCCCACGCACCGGCGGTGGCCGAGGTGATCGCCGCACTGGGCACCGCGTGA
- a CDS encoding maleylpyruvate isomerase N-terminal domain-containing protein: protein MEVSTQQWESIRHDLTAAGERFAALVEKAPADVRATREWSVVDTAVHLVTVTDLDAVITRAYPEPAFPHPGLHEQWQRTNVDDLALLNVEVMRLCEERDPGALAARIRANCAAMLDATSGVDPSAPLPWLGSSTLTMAGLFAHIINEFNIHGWDIARAAGLPHVIPPGEAASFFEVFFVGLVRDGYGHLLDTPKPLPDVRVAVAFQSRHTRPVTLLLDRNVVSVADPGTRPDVRVTYDPVVLNLMLFGRVSPVRAMLSGGVRVGGPRPWLMLAFMRKVRCPS, encoded by the coding sequence ATGGAAGTGTCCACCCAGCAGTGGGAGTCGATCCGCCACGACCTCACCGCCGCCGGTGAGCGGTTCGCCGCCCTGGTCGAGAAGGCCCCGGCGGACGTGCGGGCGACCCGGGAATGGTCGGTCGTCGACACCGCGGTCCACCTGGTCACGGTGACCGACCTCGACGCCGTCATCACCCGGGCCTACCCCGAACCGGCGTTTCCGCACCCCGGCCTGCACGAGCAGTGGCAGCGCACCAACGTCGACGATCTCGCACTGCTCAACGTCGAGGTGATGCGCCTGTGCGAGGAGCGTGACCCGGGGGCGCTGGCGGCCCGGATCCGCGCGAACTGCGCGGCGATGCTCGACGCCACCAGCGGCGTCGACCCGTCGGCGCCGCTGCCCTGGCTGGGCAGTTCGACGCTCACGATGGCGGGGCTGTTCGCCCACATCATCAACGAGTTCAACATCCACGGTTGGGACATCGCCCGGGCGGCCGGTCTCCCGCACGTGATCCCGCCCGGCGAGGCGGCGTCGTTCTTCGAGGTCTTCTTCGTCGGGCTGGTCCGCGACGGGTACGGCCACCTGCTCGACACCCCGAAGCCGCTGCCCGACGTGCGCGTGGCGGTCGCCTTCCAGTCGCGGCACACCCGCCCGGTGACCCTGCTGCTCGACCGGAACGTCGTGAGCGTCGCCGATCCGGGCACCCGCCCGGACGTCCGGGTCACCTACGACCCGGTGGTGCTCAACCTGATGCTCTTCGGCCGGGTCTCACCCGTGCGGGCGATGCTCTCCGGCGGCGTCCGGGTCGGCGGCCCCAGGCCGTGGCTGATGCTCGCGTTCATGCGTAAGGTCCGCTGCCCGAGCTGA
- a CDS encoding copper resistance CopC family protein: MISVSSTRRRLLLGAAGVGLTLLVVYLAFGGAAPARLEAVEPADGTSVVASPTRVSLRFNTAPHPRVMHLTVVGPAGEKVSSGDPVLNDNLISVPVSASRPGPYQVGYHVELDDGTPVAGIATFTVGQGAPTTAGPVEAAGAAHEHHLERDTSTLVLVLIDLVLVAGLVSVLLRRPRVR, translated from the coding sequence ATGATCTCCGTGTCATCGACCCGTCGCCGGCTGCTCCTCGGTGCCGCCGGCGTCGGGCTGACGCTGCTGGTGGTCTACCTCGCTTTCGGCGGGGCGGCGCCGGCTCGTCTGGAGGCCGTCGAGCCCGCCGACGGCACGTCGGTCGTGGCCTCTCCCACCAGGGTCTCGCTGCGGTTCAACACCGCCCCGCACCCGCGCGTCATGCACCTCACGGTGGTCGGCCCCGCCGGGGAGAAGGTCAGCAGCGGCGATCCGGTCCTGAACGACAACCTGATCAGCGTCCCGGTCTCGGCCAGCCGGCCCGGCCCCTATCAGGTCGGCTACCACGTGGAACTCGACGACGGCACGCCCGTCGCCGGGATCGCCACCTTCACGGTCGGCCAGGGGGCGCCGACCACCGCGGGGCCGGTCGAGGCCGCCGGCGCGGCGCACGAACACCACCTGGAGCGTGACACGAGCACCCTGGTGCTCGTCCTGATCGACCTGGTGCTGGTGGCCGGCCTGGTGTCGGTCCTGCTGCGCCGGCCACGGGTGCGCTGA